Proteins encoded in a region of the Carassius auratus strain Wakin chromosome 21, ASM336829v1, whole genome shotgun sequence genome:
- the LOC113038158 gene encoding fatty aldehyde dehydrogenase-like: MSREQKAVDRARKAFLTGRSKSLDYRITQLKNLLRFVRERQNEIAEGLKKDLGRSECGTPLYETLGLESEINLAVKYLKEWAAPRPVSKSMMTISDQVYIQPEPLGVVLVIGAWNYPWAVTIGPLIGAIAAGNAAVIKPSEVSSHTSKVMEDLLPLYLDKELYPVVTGGVTETQELLKQRFDHIFYTGNGTVAKIIMEAAAKHLTPTTLELGGKSPCYIDTNCDLAIACRRIAWGKYLNCGQTCIAPDYILCNPSMQDRVIEEIKKNIKDFYSDDPKKCLDYGRIINQRHFKRLMALLEGSTIAVGGENDESECYIGPTILRDVKPDAKVMQEEIFGPLLPILTVSSADEAIKFINQREKPLALYIFSSDNKLIKHMIAETSSGGVVANDCLMHFSVSSLPFGGVGNSGMGHYHGKYGFDNMSHLRSCLIKKLKMEGMNKMRYPPHTEDKLGWARFFILKHVDFGSLGRMVLLALMAVFVAVILQRYFTD; the protein is encoded by the exons ATGTCTCGAGAGCAGAAAGCAGTGGATCGTGCCAGGAAGGCCTTCCTCACCGGCCGGAGCAAATCACTGGACTATCGCATTACCCAGCTAAAAAATCTGTTGCGTTTTGTCAGGGAACGGCAAAATGAAATCGCAGAGGGTCTCAAAAAGGATCTTGGAAGG AGTGAATGTGGAACTCCTTTGTATGAGACTCTAGGTCTGGAAAGTGAGATTAACCTGGCTGTGAAATATCTGAAAGAATGGGCAGCTCCTCGGCCCGTGAGCAAGAGCATGATGACCATCTCAGACCAGGTCTACATCCAGCCTGAGCCTCTGGGAGTAGTGCTGGTCATTGGGGCCTGGAACTATCCTTGGGCAGTCACCATCGGGCCCCTCATAGGAGCTATAGCAGCAG GCAATGCAGCTGTAATCAAGCCATCTGAAGTCAGTTCTCACACTTCCAAAGTAATGGAGGATCTCTTACCGCTTTACCTGGACAAA GAGCTGTATCCAGTTGTCACCGGTGGGGTGACAGAGACCCAAGAGCTGCTCAAGCAGCGGTTTGATCACATCTTCTACACTGGAAACGGCACAGTGGCTAAAATCATCATGGAGGCCGCTGCTAAACACTTAACCCCTACCACTCTGGAGCTCGGCGGAAAGAGCCCGTGCTACATAGACACCAACTGTGACCTCGCCATTGCCTGCCG GCGTATTGCGTGGGGGAAGTACTTAAACTGTGGTCAGACCTGCATTGCTCCGGACTATATACTCTGTAACCCCAGTATGCAAGACAGAGTGATTGAAGAGATCAAGAAGAATATTAAA GATTTCTATTCCGACGATCCCAAAAAATGTCTGGATTATGGACGCATCATCAATCAGCGCCACTTTAAGAGACTGATGGCGTTGTTGGAGGGCAGCACCATCGCTGTGGGCGGTGAAAACGACGAGTCGGAGTGCTACATTG GTCCAACCATTTTAAGGGACGTGAAACCGGATGCCAAGGTGATGCAGGAGGAGATCTTCGGGCCTCTGTTGCCCATCCTGACAGTTAGCAGTGCAGATGAAGCCATCAAATTCATCAACCAGAGAGAGAAACCCCTTGCCTTGTACATCTTTTCTTCAGACAACAAG CTGATCAAGCATATGATTGCGGAGACCTCTAGTGGTGGAGTGGTGGCCAATGACTGTTTGATGCACTTCTCAGTAAGCTCTTTGCCTTTTGGTGGAGTTG GTAACAGTGGGATGGGCCACTATCATGGCAAGTATGGCTTTGATAACATGAGCCACTTGCGCAGCTGTCTAATCAAAAAGTTGAAGATGGAGGGGATGAATAAGATGCGTTACCCACCACATACAGAAGATAAGCTGGGCTGGGCACGCTTTTTCATCCTCAAACATGTCGACTTCGGCAGCCTGGGCCGCATggtgctgctggctctgatggCCGTCTTTGTTGCAGTGATTTTACAG aGATACTTTACTGACTAA
- the LOC113038159 gene encoding TNF receptor-associated factor 4-like — MPGLDLKFLERPRRRFYCPLCEKPMRDPVQVSTCGHRFCDTCLQEYLSEGVFKCPEDHLPLDYAKIFPDVELEQQILSLPIRCIHSEEGCRWTAQNKLLQAHLSMCEFNVVSCPNRCSAKLLRRELPEHLQHDCVKRKLHCDHCGDEFTGEAYENHQDVCPEESVYCENKCGARMVRRLLAQHSVSECPKRKLPCRYCRKEFLYDTIQNHQQQCPRFPMQCPNRCGTPGITREMLMAHVKEGCSTATVLCPFKEAGCKHRCPKTAVGRHLEEATHTHLSLLGGLVNRQRLELRELRRAVEELSGSRDGTLLWKLTDFSQRLQEAKSRTSGCLELFSPAFYSHNYGYRLQVSAFPNGNGSGEGSYLSIYIRVLPGEYDGLLEWPFPYRVSFSLLDQSDPALTKPQHITETFSPDPTWKNFQRPRPGALGSVRGGCLDETMLGFGYPKFLSHEEMRKRNYIRDNAIFIKASIDVVQKILNS; from the exons ATGCCAGGGTTAGATTTAAAGTTTCTGGAGCGACCGAGGAGGAGGTTTTATTGTCCTCTGTGTGAGAAGCCGATGCGGGACCCTGTGCAGGTGTCCACCTGCGGACACAGATTCTGTGACACCTGCCTGCAAGAGTACCTCAG TGAAGGTGTGTTCAAGTGCCCAGAGGACCATCTGCCGCTGGATTATGCAAAA ATTTTTCCAGATGTGGAGCTGGAACAGCAGATTCTTTCCCTGCCCATCCGCTGCATCCACAGTGAGGAGGGCTGCCGCTGGACCGCCCAGAACAAGCTCCTGCAG GCCCATCTGTCCATGTGTGAGTTTAACGTGGTGTCATGTCCGAACCGCTGCTCTGCGAAGCTTCTGCGACGTGAACTGCCGGAGCACCTGCAGCACGACTGCGTGAAGAGAAAACTACACTGTGACCACTGCGGGGACGAGTTCACTGGGGAGGCGTATGAG AATCACCAGGATGTTTGTCCAGAAGAGAGTGTGTACTGTGAGAATAAATGTGGGGCTCGTATGGTGCGGAGACTCTTGGCCCAGCACTCTGTGTCCGAGTGTCCCAAACGCAAACTGCCCTGCAGATACTGCCGAAAAGAGTTCCTCTATGACACTATTCAG AATCATCAGCAGCAGTGTCCACGCTTCCCTATGCAGTGCCCTAACAGATGTGGCACACCAGGAATCACTCGAGAGATGTTAATGGCACATGTAAAGGAAGGATGCAGCACTGCGACGGTACTTTGCCCGTTTAAGGAGGCTGGCTGCAAACATAGG TGCCCAAAGACTGCAGTGGGGCGACACCTTGAGGAGGCCACACACACCCACCTCTCTCTTCTCGGTGGTCTGGTGAATCGCCAGAGGCTGGAGCTCAGGGAACTCCGGCGTGCAGTGGAGGAACTCTCTGGAAGTCGAGATGGCACTCTGCTCTGGAAGCTCACAGACTTCAGTCAGCGGCTACAGGAAGCTAAGAGCAGGACTTCTGGGTGTTTGGAGTTGTTTAGTCCCGCATTCTATTCCCATAACTATGGTTACCGTTTACAAGTGTCTGCCTTTCCCAATGGGAATGGTAGTGGCGAGGGCTCTTACTTGTCAATCTACATTCGCGTTCTGCCAGGAGAGTACGATGGGCTGCTGGAGTGGCCTTTCCCTTACCGCGTTTCCTTCTCGCTCTTGGATCAGAGCGACCCGGCGCTCACTAAACCTCAGCACATCACAGAGACCTTCAGCCCAGATCCCACCTGGAAGAACTTCCAGAGACCACGGCCTGGAGCTCTGGGAAGTGTCCGTGGGGGTTGTCTGGATGAGACCATGCTGGGCTTCGGCTACCCAAAGTTCCTCTCCCATGAGGAGATGAGGAAAAGGAACTATATAAGAGACAACGCTATTTTCATTAAAGCCTCCATAGATGTTGTCCAGAAAATACTGAACTCTTGA